Proteins encoded in a region of the Pseudomonas syringae KCTC 12500 genome:
- a CDS encoding fimbrial biogenesis chaperone, translating into MFPDFFRYTMLAALLFCASTAQAGIVLNTTRVIYQGTDKEVSLGVHNSGGGEILLQSWLESPVSAASTHENLPNLPFIVTPALTRMAGGGRQLLRIIHSGTDMPTDRESVLWLNVQEIPQTAAENTLQIAVRQRIKVFFRPDGLQGDPQQAPERLNWQWIDDTGVQVENPGPYHVSMLRISIRQHDTELAHLDSQMLAPHQRLNIPLQHTPASAPLLLSFVSLNDYGGQVPYQATLIHKQPVNADKASPR; encoded by the coding sequence ATGTTTCCCGATTTTTTCCGCTACACGATGCTCGCCGCGTTGTTGTTCTGCGCATCCACTGCTCAGGCGGGCATCGTATTGAATACGACGCGAGTCATTTACCAGGGCACTGATAAAGAGGTCAGTCTGGGTGTTCACAACAGTGGCGGGGGAGAGATTCTCCTGCAGTCCTGGCTTGAATCTCCTGTGTCGGCGGCCAGCACTCACGAAAATCTGCCGAACTTGCCGTTCATTGTCACACCCGCACTTACGCGTATGGCCGGGGGTGGCAGGCAACTATTGCGGATCATTCATTCCGGTACCGACATGCCCACCGATCGTGAGTCGGTGTTGTGGCTCAATGTTCAGGAAATACCCCAGACCGCAGCAGAAAACACGCTGCAGATCGCGGTACGTCAGCGCATAAAAGTCTTCTTCCGGCCTGATGGTTTGCAGGGTGATCCACAGCAGGCTCCGGAAAGACTGAACTGGCAGTGGATCGATGACACCGGTGTACAGGTCGAAAATCCCGGCCCCTACCATGTCTCCATGCTCCGGATTTCCATACGCCAACACGACACTGAACTTGCCCATCTGGACAGTCAGATGCTGGCGCCGCATCAGCGTCTGAATATCCCGTTACAGCACACCCCGGCAAGTGCACCGTTGCTGTTGAGTTTCGTCAGTCTCAATGACTACGGCGGACAAGTGCCTTATCAGGCAACCCTTATCCATAAACAACCGGTTAACGCCGACAAGGCGTCGCCCCGATAA
- a CDS encoding fimbrial protein → MKKLSLTLAVLGVMGVGMAGTASAANNGTMVFNGTLTNISCDVGPGTGVSAGTNPGEINIDLGNVSFSDIGVSSESRFETAAPIQLLVNCSAGADQYNMVKMRLIARNGSGLDNNDAKLLRTTGAADGVGIGLLNASSVLMDLSGDETVDTTLIKDGANGATAEINFGAVYVLNGTPTNPGNADGFLPFVMDYE, encoded by the coding sequence ATGAAAAAGCTTTCTCTTACATTGGCAGTTCTGGGCGTAATGGGCGTTGGCATGGCAGGTACCGCCAGTGCGGCGAACAACGGCACAATGGTCTTCAACGGAACACTGACCAATATCTCCTGCGATGTGGGGCCGGGCACGGGTGTCAGTGCGGGGACCAACCCTGGCGAAATCAATATCGACCTGGGCAACGTGTCCTTCTCCGATATCGGTGTATCGAGCGAAAGCCGATTCGAGACGGCTGCCCCCATCCAGTTGCTGGTCAACTGCAGTGCAGGTGCAGACCAATACAACATGGTGAAGATGCGCCTTATTGCCCGTAACGGCAGTGGCCTGGACAACAACGACGCGAAACTCCTGCGCACCACCGGTGCGGCAGATGGCGTCGGTATCGGCCTGCTCAATGCGTCCAGTGTGCTGATGGATCTGAGTGGTGACGAAACCGTCGACACCACGCTGATCAAGGATGGCGCCAACGGTGCCACCGCTGAAATCAATTTTGGCGCGGTGTATGTGCTTAACGGCACGCCCACCAATCCTGGTAATGCCGACGGCTTCCTGCCGTTCGTGATGGATTACGAGTAA
- a CDS encoding DUF3820 family protein translates to MNPEKLKLLVTQEMPFGKYKGRLIADLPGHYLNWFAREGFPKGELGGLLALMQEIDHNGLGALLDPLRTRPRQSFKDKG, encoded by the coding sequence ATGAATCCGGAAAAACTCAAGTTGCTCGTGACACAGGAAATGCCGTTCGGCAAATACAAGGGCCGGCTGATCGCTGATTTACCGGGGCATTATCTGAACTGGTTTGCCCGGGAAGGCTTTCCCAAAGGAGAGCTGGGCGGTCTGTTGGCGCTGATGCAGGAAATCGATCACAACGGCCTTGGCGCGCTATTGGACCCGTTGCGCACACGTCCGCGTCAGTCGTTCAAGGACAAGGGGTAA
- a CDS encoding efflux RND transporter periplasmic adaptor subunit, whose amino-acid sequence MRRKTLTVTAVVLVIACAAIAGWKLTRPATLPKHAAAAVPVKVITVSLEDVPRFVTGIGSVLSLQSVVIRPQVDGVLTRVLVKEGQQVKAGDLLATLDDRSIRAALEQARAQLAQSKAQLDVAQLDLKRYRQLTQENGISRQTFDQQQALVRQLEATAKGNEASINASQVQLSYTQIRSPVTGRVGIRNVDEGNFLRVSDAAGLFSVTQIDPIAVEFSLPQQMLPTLQGLIAERNAATVRAYQGDGATNGLLLGEGTLSLIDNQVSAGTGTIRAKAQFKNPGEQLWPGQLVTVKIQTGIELNSLKVPPQVVQRGVDLHFVYRLTADNKVEVVPVKVLYQDSEQTLISGPRAGDVLVSDGQSRLRPGATVEVITAPAADVASAQAEPAR is encoded by the coding sequence ATGCGCAGAAAGACCCTGACCGTCACCGCCGTCGTCCTGGTGATCGCCTGTGCGGCAATTGCCGGCTGGAAACTGACCCGCCCGGCCACACTCCCCAAACATGCCGCTGCCGCTGTGCCCGTCAAAGTGATCACGGTCAGTCTTGAGGACGTGCCGCGTTTCGTCACAGGGATCGGTTCGGTGCTGTCGCTGCAAAGCGTCGTGATCCGCCCTCAGGTGGATGGGGTGCTGACGCGCGTGCTGGTCAAGGAGGGTCAGCAGGTCAAGGCCGGGGACCTGCTGGCAACGCTGGATGACCGCTCTATCCGGGCTGCACTGGAACAGGCGCGTGCCCAGTTGGCGCAGAGCAAGGCTCAGTTGGACGTGGCGCAACTGGACCTCAAGCGCTATCGCCAGCTCACCCAGGAAAATGGCATCTCGCGACAGACATTCGATCAGCAACAGGCATTGGTCAGGCAGCTCGAAGCCACGGCGAAAGGCAACGAAGCGAGCATCAACGCCTCACAGGTGCAGTTGTCCTACACCCAGATTCGCTCGCCGGTGACGGGACGGGTCGGTATTCGCAATGTCGATGAAGGCAACTTCCTGCGCGTCAGCGATGCTGCCGGGCTGTTTTCAGTGACCCAGATAGACCCGATTGCCGTGGAGTTTTCCCTGCCACAGCAGATGTTGCCGACCCTGCAGGGGCTGATTGCCGAGCGCAACGCTGCGACCGTCAGGGCGTATCAGGGCGACGGCGCGACCAACGGACTGCTTTTGGGTGAAGGTACGCTTTCATTGATCGACAATCAGGTGTCGGCAGGCACCGGTACGATCCGCGCCAAGGCTCAGTTCAAAAACCCCGGCGAGCAACTCTGGCCAGGGCAACTGGTGACCGTGAAGATCCAGACCGGTATCGAACTCAACTCGCTGAAAGTGCCGCCACAAGTAGTGCAGCGCGGTGTTGACCTGCACTTCGTCTATCGGCTCACTGCCGACAACAAGGTGGAAGTCGTACCCGTCAAAGTGCTCTATCAGGACAGCGAACAGACACTGATCAGCGGACCACGTGCTGGCGATGTACTGGTCAGCGACGGCCAGTCGCGGCTACGCCCGGGAGCAACGGTCGAGGTGATCACTGCGCCTGCTGCGGATGTCGCCAGCGCGCAAGCGGAGCCTGCACGATGA
- a CDS encoding heavy metal response regulator transcription factor, whose amino-acid sequence MRVLIIEDEEKTADYLRRGLTEQGYAVDVARDGIEGLHLALENDHAIVILDVMLPGLDGFGVLRALRARKQTPVIMLTAREQVDDRIRGLREGADDYLGKPFSFLELVARLQALTRRSGGHEPVQITIADLWIDLISRKATRAGLRLDLTAKEFSLLSVLARRQGDILSKTSIAEMVWDINFDSDTNVVEVAIKRLRAKLDGPYEHKLLHTIRGMGYVLENRSAG is encoded by the coding sequence ATGCGCGTGCTGATTATCGAAGACGAAGAGAAAACCGCCGATTACCTGCGTCGGGGCCTGACCGAACAGGGCTATGCCGTGGACGTGGCGCGAGACGGGATCGAAGGCCTGCACCTGGCGCTGGAGAATGACCATGCGATTGTCATTCTCGACGTGATGCTCCCAGGCCTGGATGGTTTTGGTGTGTTGCGTGCGTTGCGTGCGCGCAAACAGACACCCGTGATCATGCTGACCGCGCGCGAGCAGGTCGACGACCGCATTCGCGGCCTGCGCGAAGGCGCGGATGATTACCTGGGCAAACCGTTTTCCTTTCTGGAACTGGTCGCCCGCCTGCAGGCCCTGACCCGGCGCAGCGGTGGCCACGAACCGGTGCAGATCACCATCGCCGACCTGTGGATAGACCTGATCAGCCGCAAGGCGACCCGCGCCGGCCTGCGCCTGGACCTGACCGCCAAGGAGTTTTCGCTGCTCAGCGTGCTGGCCCGGCGTCAGGGCGACATTCTCTCCAAGACATCCATCGCCGAGATGGTCTGGGACATCAACTTCGACAGCGATACCAATGTGGTCGAAGTCGCGATCAAGCGCTTGCGGGCCAAGCTCGACGGTCCTTACGAACACAAGCTGCTGCACACCATTCGCGGCATGGGCTATGTGCTGGAGAACCGCAGTGCGGGTTGA
- a CDS encoding multidrug efflux RND transporter permease subunit, translating to MNGRGSVSAWCIDHPVATLLLTFALVLLGVIAFPRLPIAPLPEAEFPTIQVTAQLPGASPETMASSVATPLEVQFSAIPGMTQMTSSSALGSTNLTLQFTLNKSIDTAAQEVQAAINTAAGRLPADLPNLPTWRKVNPADSPVLILSVSSSLIPGTELSDVTETILARQLSQIEGVGQVFITGQQRPAIRVQAAPEKLAALGLTLADIRQAVQQTSLNLAKGALYGKDSISTLSSNDQLFKPQDYAQLIVSYKNGAPVQLKDVARVVAGSENAYVKAWSGDQQGVNIAIFRQPGANIVDTVDRIQGELPRLQEMLPASVDVSVLNDRTRTIRASLHEVELTLMIAVLLVVAVMALFLRQLSATLIVSAVLGVSLIASFAMMYLFGFSLNNLTLVAIVVAVGFVVDDAIVVVENIHRHLEAGQGMREAAIKGSGEIGFTVVSISFSLVAAFIPLLFMGGVVGRLFKEFALTATATILISVVVSLTLAPTLAALFMRAPTHHPHQKPGFGERLLASYERGLRKALAHQRLMLGVFGLTLALAVVGYILIPKGFFPVQDTAFALGTTEAAADISYPDMVEKHLELAKIVGADPAVLAFSHSVGVSGSNQTIANGRFWISLKPRAERDVSVSEFIDRLRPKLAKVPGIVLYLRAGQDINLSSGPSRSQYQYVLKSNDGELLNTWTQRLTEKLRSNPAFRDMSNDLQLGGSVTHIDIDRSAAARFGLTTADVDQALYDAFGQRQISEYQTEVNQYKVILELDAQQRGKAESLAYFYLRSPLTSEMVPLSALAKVSAPRMGPLSISHDGMFPAANLSFNLAPGVALGDAVRMLDQAKNEIGMPASIIGSFQGAAQAFQSSLANQPWLILAALVAVYIILGVLYESFVHPLTIISTLPSAGIGALLLLWMMGQDFSIMALIGVVLLIGIVKKNGILLVDFALQAQREQGLTPHEAIYEACITRFRPIIMTTLAALLGALPLMLGFGVGSELRQPLGIAVVGGLLVSQMLTLFTTPVIYLQLERLFHRRHPAPDAPALALHK from the coding sequence ATGAACGGCCGGGGCTCGGTGTCGGCGTGGTGCATCGACCACCCGGTGGCCACCTTGTTGTTGACCTTTGCATTGGTCCTACTGGGGGTCATTGCCTTTCCGCGGCTGCCGATCGCGCCGTTGCCGGAAGCGGAATTCCCGACCATCCAGGTCACAGCGCAGCTGCCCGGCGCCAGCCCCGAGACCATGGCGTCTTCGGTTGCCACGCCACTGGAAGTGCAGTTCAGCGCGATACCGGGCATGACCCAGATGACCTCCAGCAGCGCACTGGGCTCCACCAACCTGACACTGCAATTCACGCTCAACAAAAGCATCGACACTGCGGCGCAGGAAGTCCAGGCCGCCATCAATACCGCAGCCGGACGCTTGCCGGCCGATCTGCCCAACCTGCCGACGTGGCGCAAGGTCAACCCGGCCGACAGCCCGGTGCTGATTCTCAGCGTGAGCTCCAGCCTGATCCCCGGCACCGAGCTGAGCGACGTCACCGAAACCATTCTGGCGCGCCAGCTCAGCCAGATCGAAGGGGTGGGCCAGGTCTTCATCACCGGTCAGCAGCGTCCGGCGATTCGTGTCCAGGCCGCTCCCGAGAAACTGGCTGCGCTGGGGCTGACTCTGGCGGACATTCGCCAGGCGGTGCAACAGACCAGCCTGAACCTGGCCAAGGGTGCCCTGTACGGCAAGGACAGTATTTCAACCCTGTCTTCCAACGACCAGTTGTTCAAGCCGCAGGACTACGCGCAACTGATCGTTTCCTACAAGAACGGCGCGCCCGTCCAGCTCAAGGATGTGGCTCGGGTGGTCGCGGGCTCGGAAAACGCCTACGTCAAAGCGTGGTCCGGCGATCAGCAAGGCGTCAACATCGCCATCTTCCGCCAGCCGGGCGCCAACATTGTCGACACCGTGGACCGTATCCAGGGTGAACTGCCACGCCTGCAGGAAATGCTCCCGGCCAGCGTCGATGTCTCGGTACTCAACGACCGTACGCGTACCATCCGTGCCTCGCTGCATGAGGTGGAACTGACCCTGATGATCGCGGTGCTGCTGGTGGTGGCGGTCATGGCGCTGTTCCTGCGCCAACTGTCAGCCACCCTGATCGTCAGTGCGGTACTCGGGGTCTCGCTGATTGCCAGCTTTGCGATGATGTACCTGTTCGGCTTCAGCCTGAACAACCTGACACTGGTGGCCATCGTGGTCGCGGTCGGTTTCGTGGTGGATGACGCCATCGTGGTAGTCGAGAACATCCACCGTCATCTCGAAGCCGGCCAGGGCATGCGCGAAGCCGCGATAAAGGGCTCCGGGGAAATCGGCTTTACCGTGGTGTCGATCAGCTTCTCGTTAGTGGCGGCGTTCATTCCACTGTTGTTCATGGGCGGCGTGGTCGGGCGACTGTTCAAGGAATTCGCACTGACCGCAACCGCGACCATTCTTATTTCGGTGGTCGTCTCCCTGACCCTCGCGCCCACCCTGGCCGCCTTGTTCATGCGCGCGCCCACCCATCACCCGCATCAGAAACCGGGATTCGGTGAACGCCTGCTCGCCTCCTACGAGCGTGGCTTGCGCAAGGCCCTGGCCCATCAGCGGCTGATGCTTGGCGTGTTCGGCCTGACCCTGGCGCTGGCAGTGGTCGGTTACATCCTCATACCCAAAGGCTTCTTCCCGGTCCAGGACACCGCTTTTGCACTCGGGACCACCGAGGCCGCTGCCGACATCTCCTACCCGGACATGGTGGAAAAACACCTGGAGCTGGCAAAGATCGTCGGCGCGGACCCTGCCGTGCTGGCGTTCTCGCATTCGGTCGGTGTTTCGGGCAGCAACCAGACCATCGCCAACGGCCGCTTCTGGATCTCGCTCAAACCACGCGCCGAACGCGATGTGTCGGTCAGCGAGTTCATCGACCGCCTGCGCCCCAAACTGGCCAAAGTCCCGGGCATCGTTCTGTATCTGCGCGCCGGGCAGGATATCAACCTCAGTTCCGGGCCGAGCCGCAGTCAGTACCAGTACGTGCTCAAGAGCAACGACGGCGAACTACTCAACACCTGGACACAACGGCTGACTGAAAAGCTGCGCAGCAACCCGGCGTTTCGTGACATGTCCAACGACTTGCAACTGGGCGGCAGCGTCACGCACATCGACATCGACCGCAGTGCTGCCGCGCGCTTCGGCCTGACCACGGCCGATGTCGACCAGGCGCTGTACGACGCGTTCGGCCAGCGGCAGATCAGCGAGTATCAGACGGAGGTCAACCAGTACAAGGTAATCCTTGAACTGGACGCCCAGCAGCGCGGCAAGGCCGAAAGCCTGGCGTACTTCTACCTGCGCTCACCGCTGACCAGCGAAATGGTGCCGCTGTCGGCGCTGGCCAAAGTCAGTGCGCCGCGCATGGGACCGTTATCGATCAGCCATGACGGGATGTTCCCGGCAGCGAACCTGTCATTCAACCTGGCTCCCGGGGTCGCGTTGGGTGATGCTGTGCGCATGCTCGATCAGGCCAAGAACGAAATCGGCATGCCCGCCTCGATCATCGGCAGCTTCCAGGGCGCAGCACAGGCGTTCCAGAGTTCGCTGGCCAACCAGCCCTGGCTGATCCTTGCGGCGCTGGTGGCGGTGTACATCATTCTGGGTGTGCTCTATGAAAGCTTCGTGCACCCGCTGACCATCATCTCCACCCTGCCCTCGGCAGGTATCGGCGCACTTTTGCTGCTGTGGATGATGGGGCAGGACTTCTCGATCATGGCTTTGATCGGCGTGGTATTGCTGATCGGTATCGTCAAAAAGAACGGTATTCTGCTGGTGGACTTTGCCCTGCAGGCCCAGCGCGAGCAGGGCCTCACGCCCCACGAAGCCATTTATGAGGCCTGCATCACCCGCTTCCGACCGATTATCATGACCACCCTCGCCGCGCTGCTCGGCGCGCTGCCGCTGATGCTCGGTTTCGGCGTCGGTTCCGAGTTGCGTCAGCCGCTGGGCATTGCCGTGGTCGGCGGCCTGCTGGTGAGCCAGATGCTCACGTTGTTCACGACGCCGGTCATTTATCTGCAACTGGAGCGGTTGTTTCATCGACGTCACCCGGCGCCCGACGCACCGGCGCTGGCCCTGCACAAGTGA
- a CDS encoding bifunctional 4-hydroxy-2-oxoglutarate aldolase/2-dehydro-3-deoxy-phosphogluconate aldolase: MTQNENNQPLTSMANKIAQIDELCAKAKILPVITIARDQDVLPLADALAAGGMTALEVTLRSAFGLSAIRILREQRPELCVGAGTILDRKMLADAEAAGSQFIVTPGSTQDLLQAAVDSPLPLLPGVSSASEIMIGYAMGYRRFKLFPAEISGGVAAIKALGGPFNEVRFCPTGGVNEQNLKSYMALPNVMCVGGTWMIDNAWVKNGDWGRIQEATAQAMALFD; encoded by the coding sequence ATGACACAGAATGAAAATAATCAGCCGCTGACCAGCATGGCGAACAAGATTGCCCAGATCGACGAACTCTGCGCCAAGGCGAAGATTCTGCCGGTGATCACCATCGCCCGTGACCAGGACGTACTGCCGCTGGCCGATGCACTGGCCGCTGGCGGTATGACTGCGCTGGAAGTGACCCTGCGCTCGGCGTTCGGCCTGAGCGCCATTCGTATCCTGCGTGAACAGCGCCCCGAGTTGTGTGTAGGCGCGGGAACCATCCTGGACCGCAAGATGCTGGCTGACGCTGAGGCGGCCGGTTCGCAGTTCATCGTCACCCCTGGCAGCACGCAAGACCTGCTGCAAGCTGCGGTCGACAGCCCTTTGCCGCTGTTGCCGGGCGTCAGCAGCGCTTCGGAAATCATGATCGGTTACGCCATGGGCTATCGCCGCTTCAAGCTGTTTCCGGCTGAGATCAGTGGTGGTGTGGCGGCGATCAAAGCCCTGGGCGGGCCGTTCAATGAGGTGCGTTTCTGCCCAACGGGTGGCGTCAACGAGCAGAACCTCAAGAGCTACATGGCCCTGCCCAACGTTATGTGCGTAGGCGGCACCTGGATGATCGATAACGCCTGGGTCAAGAATGGTGACTGGGGCCGTATTCAGGAAGCGACTGCGCAGGCAATGGCGCTGTTTGACTGA
- a CDS encoding heavy metal sensor histidine kinase, which translates to MRVDSIALRLSGLFALVALVVFLLIGWALYLQVDKSLDLLPRAEVDARYSVLESAVNRFGNPEHWGKIKTKLTLLSEEDKRLRFWVVSDNPLYEFGNPGADIRRFAQGPLGMHDLKLADHPFSFKVLVSEFPAKEQRPALRFLTAIDTETFWHTQHSLLVALISLATLGILLASALGYWVARIGLRPLTSLSQEVQKLAPPRLSGRLQLSPLPPELEQFVASFNSTLERVEQAYSRLESFNADVAHELRSPLTNLIGQTQVALTRGRSAEHYFEVLQSNLEELERLRSIINDMLFLASADQGTKVKAQTCTSLAEEVATTLDYLDFILEDAHVQVRVNGDASAPIEKPHLRRALINLLHNAVQHTRAGEVIEVNIESRDAHVTVSVTNPGVQIAQEHLPRLFERFYRVDASRSNSGANHGLGLAIVKAIALMHGGTVFVNSAKGANTFGIQLPR; encoded by the coding sequence GTGCGGGTTGATTCAATTGCCCTGCGCCTGAGCGGGCTGTTCGCGCTGGTGGCGCTGGTGGTCTTTCTGCTGATCGGCTGGGCCTTGTACCTTCAGGTCGACAAGAGCCTCGACCTGCTGCCCCGCGCGGAAGTGGATGCGCGCTACAGCGTGCTGGAATCGGCGGTCAATCGTTTCGGCAACCCGGAGCACTGGGGCAAGATCAAGACCAAGCTCACCTTGCTCAGTGAAGAGGATAAACGCCTGCGCTTCTGGGTGGTGAGTGACAATCCGCTCTACGAGTTCGGCAACCCTGGCGCTGACATTCGTCGTTTTGCGCAGGGGCCGCTGGGCATGCACGACCTGAAACTGGCGGATCACCCGTTTTCGTTTAAAGTGCTGGTCAGCGAGTTTCCCGCCAAGGAACAGCGTCCGGCACTGCGCTTTCTGACCGCCATCGACACCGAGACGTTCTGGCACACGCAGCACTCGCTGCTGGTCGCCTTGATCAGCCTCGCCACGCTGGGCATTCTGCTCGCGTCGGCGCTGGGCTACTGGGTCGCGCGAATTGGCCTGCGACCGCTGACCAGCCTCTCGCAGGAAGTCCAGAAGCTCGCCCCGCCGCGGCTGTCTGGACGCTTGCAACTATCGCCGCTGCCACCGGAGCTCGAACAATTCGTCGCCTCGTTCAACTCCACGCTGGAACGCGTCGAGCAAGCCTACTCAAGGCTGGAATCGTTCAATGCCGACGTGGCGCACGAGCTCCGCTCGCCGCTGACCAACCTGATCGGTCAGACCCAGGTAGCGCTAACCCGTGGCCGCTCTGCCGAGCATTATTTCGAGGTGCTGCAGTCGAACCTCGAAGAGCTGGAGCGCCTGCGCTCGATCATCAACGACATGCTGTTTCTGGCGAGCGCCGATCAGGGCACCAAGGTCAAGGCACAGACCTGCACCTCACTGGCTGAAGAAGTCGCTACGACGCTGGATTACCTGGACTTCATTCTGGAAGACGCGCACGTGCAAGTCCGCGTCAACGGTGACGCCAGCGCGCCGATTGAAAAGCCCCACTTGCGCCGCGCGCTGATCAATCTGTTGCATAACGCCGTTCAGCACACTCGCGCTGGCGAAGTCATTGAAGTCAACATCGAATCCCGCGATGCCCATGTCACTGTCAGCGTGACCAATCCGGGCGTACAAATCGCCCAGGAACATTTACCCAGACTGTTCGAGCGCTTTTATCGGGTGGATGCCTCACGCAGTAACAGCGGCGCCAATCACGGCCTGGGGCTGGCCATCGTCAAGGCGATTGCCTTGATGCACGGCGGCACCGTGTTCGTGAACAGCGCCAAGGGCGCCAATACCTTCGGCATCCAGTTGCCCCGCTGA
- a CDS encoding sensor domain-containing diguanylate cyclase — MMVFAFSRRARLRWTRPELILIFGSSVSMLAILAIVASLLAQERDDAAQTAARAASNIVRLIDADVMRNAELYDSSLQGMISAWQRPDLQQLSPELRQLVLFDRATAASYKGDLVLLDNRGELLADSLSVTPRHDNFSDRAYFKDHAVDRSLTLHVSAPYKTRWGYKDWCISFSRRLSGPNGEFMGIVSAEMRLVYFKHLFMSQNLGIDSSINLINTSGILVVRYPEMEGQELIGKDYSHSPNFQRILQEGDGSFAAMSTQLNARRLYTFSRVGNLPLIVVIGQSEDEVYAVWRRNAWLVGSATSVLCLGILWLTWLLCRELRRRHRAEDALASLAATDGLTGLDNRRQLDEAMEIEWARAQRSGKQLSLLMIDVDHFKAFNERHGHQGGDEALRLIAQTISYCIRRPGDRIARYGGEEFVVVLPETDLPGAMLIAEKIRKAAESLPLFRNAEHPITVSIGVASEVVRQGDKLEAFFGVADKALYQAKDNGRNRVEYRSSVARKVMDQV, encoded by the coding sequence ATGATGGTGTTTGCGTTTTCTCGGCGAGCCCGGCTCAGATGGACCCGTCCGGAGCTGATATTGATTTTTGGCAGCTCGGTTTCAATGCTCGCCATTCTGGCGATCGTGGCGTCTCTACTGGCCCAGGAGCGCGACGACGCAGCACAGACAGCAGCACGCGCAGCGTCCAATATCGTGCGTTTGATCGATGCCGACGTCATGCGTAACGCAGAACTTTACGACTCTTCACTGCAAGGCATGATCAGCGCGTGGCAGCGTCCGGACCTTCAGCAACTGTCACCTGAACTGCGCCAACTTGTTCTGTTCGATCGCGCCACTGCCGCCTCTTACAAGGGCGATCTGGTATTGCTCGATAACCGCGGCGAACTATTGGCTGATTCTTTGTCTGTCACCCCTCGACACGACAACTTTTCTGACCGTGCCTATTTCAAGGACCATGCCGTAGATCGCTCTTTGACGCTACACGTCAGTGCACCGTACAAGACTCGCTGGGGCTACAAGGACTGGTGTATCAGTTTCAGCCGCCGCCTATCAGGGCCCAACGGCGAGTTCATGGGGATCGTGAGCGCAGAGATGCGTCTGGTGTATTTCAAGCACCTGTTCATGAGCCAGAATCTGGGCATTGACAGCAGCATCAACCTGATCAATACCTCAGGCATTTTGGTCGTTCGCTACCCGGAAATGGAAGGCCAGGAACTGATCGGCAAAGATTACAGCCACAGCCCCAACTTTCAGCGGATTCTTCAGGAAGGCGATGGCAGCTTTGCCGCGATGTCGACGCAGTTGAACGCTCGCCGGCTGTATACCTTCTCCAGAGTCGGCAACCTGCCGCTGATCGTCGTCATCGGGCAGTCAGAGGATGAGGTGTATGCCGTCTGGCGGCGCAACGCCTGGCTGGTCGGCTCGGCCACCAGCGTCTTGTGTCTGGGCATTCTGTGGCTGACCTGGCTGCTGTGTCGCGAACTGAGAAGACGCCACCGTGCCGAAGATGCACTGGCCAGCCTGGCCGCGACAGATGGTCTGACCGGGCTCGATAACCGCCGTCAGCTTGACGAAGCCATGGAAATTGAGTGGGCGCGAGCGCAACGCTCTGGCAAACAGCTGTCATTGCTGATGATCGACGTAGACCATTTCAAGGCATTCAATGAGCGTCATGGCCATCAGGGCGGGGACGAGGCGCTGCGTCTGATTGCGCAGACCATCTCATATTGCATCCGCCGTCCAGGCGACCGGATTGCACGCTATGGCGGCGAAGAGTTCGTGGTGGTACTGCCGGAAACAGACTTGCCGGGCGCCATGTTGATCGCGGAAAAAATCCGCAAGGCCGCAGAGTCACTGCCTCTGTTCAGGAATGCCGAGCATCCCATCACTGTGAGCATCGGGGTCGCTTCGGAGGTCGTTCGCCAAGGCGACAAACTGGAGGCATTTTTCGGGGTGGCCGACAAGGCGCTGTATCAGGCCAAGGACAATGGGCGTAACCGGGTCGAGTACCGCAGTTCGGTTGCCCGAAAGGTGATGGATCAAGTTTGA
- a CDS encoding PA2169 family four-helix-bundle protein, whose translation MNDINEETISILNDLIETSKDGEEGFRTSAEHAKSAQVKSFLANRSTEVAAAVRELQAEVTALGGKPEDSSSVSGALHRAWVNLKSMVTSDDDKAVLEEVEKGEDVAKKAYREALEKARAKNVSPNVIALIEKQQAGVLANHDKVKALRDAARAAS comes from the coding sequence ATGAATGATATCAACGAAGAAACGATCTCTATCCTGAATGACCTGATCGAAACCAGCAAAGACGGTGAAGAAGGTTTCCGTACCAGCGCAGAACACGCAAAAAGCGCTCAGGTAAAATCGTTCCTTGCAAACCGCTCTACTGAAGTGGCTGCAGCCGTCCGTGAACTGCAAGCTGAAGTAACCGCACTGGGTGGCAAGCCTGAAGATTCTTCCAGCGTATCTGGCGCACTGCACCGCGCATGGGTCAACCTGAAGTCGATGGTTACTTCCGACGACGACAAGGCTGTACTGGAAGAAGTCGAGAAAGGTGAAGACGTTGCCAAGAAGGCTTATCGCGAAGCGCTGGAAAAAGCTCGTGCCAAGAACGTTTCCCCTAACGTGATTGCTTTGATTGAAAAGCAGCAGGCTGGCGTTCTGGCCAACCACGACAAAGTTAAAGCACTGCGTGATGCAGCCCGCGCCGCATCGTAA